From Glycine soja cultivar W05 chromosome 4, ASM419377v2, whole genome shotgun sequence, the proteins below share one genomic window:
- the LOC114408855 gene encoding uncharacterized protein LOC114408855 produces MASASVPMALSLSSVTNNNKPSSEAFFRPLPLRQPKRTHFTTKAVSNSKPQINASLKEKAVAGLTAASVTASMVVPEVAHAAGYEFSPSLKNFLLSIFAGGVVLAAIFGAVIGVSNFDPVKRT; encoded by the coding sequence ATGGCTTCAGCTTCTGTTCCCATGGCGTTGTCACTGAGCTCTGTTACCAACAACAACAAGCCTTCATCCGAAGCCTTCTTCAGGCCACTACCCCTACGCCAACCAAAGAGGACCCACTTCACCACGAAGGCAGTGTCAAACTCCAAGCCTCAAATCAATGCATCTTTGAAGGAGAAGGCAGTTGCCGGACTCACAGCAGCTTCTGTGACAGCATCTATGGTGGTTCCGGAGGTGGCTCATGCTGCTGGATATGAGTTCTCCCCTTCCCTAAAGAACTTTCTACTCAGCATCTTTGCTGGTGGGGTTGTTCTAGCAGCCATATTTGGAGCCGTTATTGGGGTTTCCAACTTTGATCCGGTTAAGAGAACTTAA
- the LOC114408857 gene encoding NAD(P)H-quinone oxidoreductase subunit U, chloroplastic-like, which translates to MAVSSTTATVCIPAKNIPTNQAPKIGFSSTIAFAAKPRRRLLRIRSSSAETSGTEVDSETSIEVPEETSSLISALNVEKILRGLPITDADHYGRLGIPRGCPFDLVGGAYNIKVQELKSQNLEEDELEKKLELLKESYTILSSEEERRIYDWSLARAENTDKFVWPFEVDITQSKISKEDPPQLDPEDVGPTRVVGYFLLGWIMLSIVLSIALNL; encoded by the exons ATGGCTGTGTCCTCCACCACTGCCACAGTATGTATTCCTGCTAAGAACATTCCAACCAATCAAGCACCAAAAATTGGATTCTCAAGTACCATCGCCTTTGCTGCGAAACCGCGAAGAAGATTATTACGCATCAGAAGCTCCTCAGCCGAAACATCTGGCACAGAGGTAGATTCAGAGACTTCCATTGAAGTTCCAGAAGAAACATCATCACTCATTTCTGCTCTTAACGTCGAAAAGATTCTCCGTGGCTTAc CAATTACAGATGCAGATCATTATGGTAGGCTAGGTATTCCAAGAGGATGTCCCTTTGACTTG GTGGGGGGTGCATATAATATCAAGGTTCAAGAATTGAAGAGTCAGAATTTAGAGGAGGATGAACTTGAGAAGAAATTGGAACTTCTCAAA GAATCATACACCATCCTGTCATcggaggaagaaagaagaatatATGACTGGAGCTTGGCCAGAGCAGAAAATACAGACAAATTCGTTTGGCCGTTCGAGGTTGACATAACACAgtcaaaaatttcaaaagaagATCCTCCACAACTG GACCCCGAGGATGTCGGACCAACGAGAGTGGTTGGGTATTTCTTATTGGGATGGATAATGCTATCTATTGTGTTATCTATTGCACTAAACTTGTAA
- the LOC114408075 gene encoding uncharacterized protein LOC114408075 — MQPHYDMANTFYEELTLDAYNSSTLSPNHSGHQFHLQHFYPQFHHNPRHKQRHTQQSQEYQHSYQLCQQHPNQFQPSQQHEQPQYLGAFDYHQPQEESTTTVSFWKAFNTVLSDANGNVQEVNENFGELEAVYINARNKKKADSTIAVENTCNVANVGVPVTNECQMLATEATGVDGVRTKKGRKRRRKKKVEEEMGLMGSFFKRLVKRVIKHQEVLQNKFLDAIERMEKERAEWEEGWRVREREIHDREAIVKARERDLASKRDSSIVSNLEKITGQSFVLVSSGKSSHEQLSTINEN, encoded by the exons ATGCAGCCTCACTACGATATGGCCAACACCTTTTATGAGGAACTCACACTTGACGCTTATAACTCATCCACTTTAAGCCCAAACCATAGTGGTCACCAATTCCATCTTCAACACTTCTATCCACAATTTCACCACAACCCACGACACAAACAGCGACATACGCAACAATCTCAAGAGTATCAACATTCTTATCAATTGTGCCAACAACACCCAAATCAATTTCAACCTTCACAGCAACACGAACAACCCCAATATCTTGGAGCATTTGATTATCACCAGCCCCAAGAAGAATCCACAACCACAGTGTCGTTTTG GAAAGCATTCAACACGGTGCTCTCTGATGCAAATGGAAACGTCCAAGAGGTAAACGAAAACTTTGGGGAGCTAGAAGCTGTGTACATAAATGCTCGCAATAAAAAAAAGGCTGATTCAACTATTGCCGTTGAAAACACATGTAATGTGGCCAATGTTGGTGTTCCAGTGACAAATGAGTGTCAAATGTTAGCGACGGAAGCAACTGGGGTTGATGGAGTACGAACGAAGAAGGGTAGGAAAaggaggagaaagaagaaagtgGAAGAAGAAATGGGTTTGATGGGTTCATTTTTCAAGAGGTTGGTGAAGCGTGTGATTAAGCACCAGGAGGTTCTTCAGAACAAGTTTCTGGATGCTATCGAAAGAATGGAGAAAGAGAGAGCAGAATGGGAAGAAGGTTGGAGGGTCCGAGAAAGGGAAATTCACGACAGAGAAGCGATAGTGAAAGCACGAGAGCGAGATCTGGCTTCTAAGAGAGACTCTTCCATTGTTTCCAACTTAGAAAAGATAACGGGTCAAAgcttcgttcttgtttcttctggGAAGAGTAGTCACGAGCAATTATCTACAATAAATGAAAATTGA